Below is a window of Brassica napus cultivar Da-Ae chromosome A5, Da-Ae, whole genome shotgun sequence DNA.
tttcttgaGAAAAAGGTAAGAAGTTGCGGGTATCTCGGAGACAATGGTGATATTAATAGCTAGCTACCAGAGGAGAAGATGCTTCTTTTGGTTTCTCGTTTTGTATTGATGGCTTCATGCTTTTTATATTCCATTTTGCTATAAGAAATTGgactttttttaaaattgacctacaacttaaagtcaaacacaaaactaaccttttttttttgaaaattggttttgctctagtcaccccacaagttcatataatttacgaaaataccattaattttttttttttcgaaaatgacatctttactctctcaccctcatcatcttcaagtaattacaagattgtcattgttatcaataccacaaccaccatgaacaaccaatttgaagctcttaatgctcccaaaatcgatttacccttcttctttttccattcttgtgaactaaacacaacatatctctcactttctctccacaatgagctaaaaaaacccaagattttgattctaaaaattttatgattcatagagtcatagaagctaacgattctgggtgggtgactttcgtttgtgattctgtgtgcttggagaagccttatttatgttaaggaacttatctcaccaatttaaggtatgacatcgagtttttttccagatctgttcgtcagacgacttacttgggaagtcgtcacgctgtagacgacttacctggaagtcgtctggctgtagacgacttacctggaagtcgtctggtcaacgcagaggttatttttgcaattgactttgaaatctgtaacctgagacgactgaaagttaagtcgtctactattgtttggtttcaaaaaaatttccaaagaacctagacgacttacatttcagtcgtcataggttagttttgcatttgactggataatttcagaagtttgacttccccagacgacttacatttcagtcgtctgtcgaaaattaaaataataatatttttttaaaagtaaacgacttacaattaagtagtcaaggttagttttgcaattgagaaaaaaaacttcaaaatttaattatacacagacaacttataattcagtcgtccaccagacgacttacttgtaagtcgtccaccagacgacttacttgtaagtcgtccatgatttttttccaagattctggtcaaacctcgtaaattctggacgacttacatttcagttgtctcatggacgactgaattataagtcgtctgtatataattaaatcttgaagttttttttttcaattgcaaaactaacctatgacgacttaactgtaagtcttctacttttaaaaaaatattattattttaattttcactagacgactgaaatgtaagtcgtccagaaaagtcaaacttctgaaataatccagtcaaatgcaaaactaacctatgacgactgaaatgtaagtcgtctagtttttttgtagttttttttaaccaaacaatagtagacgacttatttttcagtcgtccgaaataacagatttcaaagtcaattgcaaaaataacctctacgttgaccagacgacgtatagtttagtcgtctggacaacttagattgaagtcgtccgcgtcttctccgctagtttttaagtcttctacgttagtttttcaataacttgtatttttaagagtgataagtaacttcaagatatgtaaaactcatatttacaaaatatgttctctcccttagttttactaaatttgactaagtttttcaacgcaaacttataaaaaaatatgatatgctttgactagttactattgtttgtttccatctcttaagtattattgttatagacaataatgatgactattgttatgaggttgaagaagggttaaatgcttcttaaaatgttgtatcaatatgaagctaccaacattcttgtttactaagatgagaaaaaggccattggaatttattattgcatatgagagatccaaagataagaaaaaggctactgaagtctattatttcattgatttgtaaatgtgtaaacacattgttagcacatttaatacatcttggaaaacaatattactgattttacaaaaaattcacaactaaaagagtagacatgcaattcacaaaacataccacaaacaaaactattatagatcattcctctacaaagacaagcttggattccacttgagtagacaagaccagacgactattaagaagtccagacgacttctaagaagtccagacgacttccaggaagttcagacgactttgtcagaagacttttaggaagttcagacgactgccagacgactttacaggaagtacatacgacttttaggaagtccagacgacttccagacgacttccagacgacttccagacgacttccagacgactaacaggtaagtcgtcccagaagtcttccagatctgaaaaacctgcatactaaatccagatctgaaaaacctgcatattcaaaaacgttcaaatggcttaaaaacagaaaaaataagtggaagattagataaatctacctttacagaacacacaaaaatacatatctaaaaataatagatctacctttaaattagtggaagatgagtaccatctaattaaaaacctccaaaaaagatagattagtaagaaagacatgaaacaaaattgaaaaattcatataaagtttggtgttttcaagtcaaagagattagagtgggtttggagagttttagtttggaaaaaaattaagaactttatacaacaagaagttaccaaatgaagaaaaatcagacataagaacttaccaaaacgctcagaaaaatccggacgacttcctggaagtccagacgacttcctggaagtccagacgactttgtcagaagacttctaagaagtccagacgacttccagacgactaacaggtaagtcgtcccagaaatcttccagatctgaaaaacctgcatatcaaatccagatctgaaaaacctgcatatccaaaaacgttcaaatgacttataaatagagaaaatgagtggaagattagataaatctacatttatagaacacacaaaaatacatatctaaaattaatagatctacctttaaattagtggaagatgagtaccatttgattaaaaacctgcaaaagagatagactagtaagaaatacatgagacaaaactgaaaaattcatataaagtttggtgttttcaagtcaaagagattagagagaggttggagagttttagaatgatgaacattacattttggttgcagtcatttgagagggggagagagaatgtgtaaatttttctttatatagggagacaaaaaatccaattaggttaaatatttttgactcagacgacttccaggacgacttacattttagtcgtctggtgaagaaattaaaacagacgacttacatgtaagtcgtccagaagagtttaatatttttagcgggaaactaaaatagaagactttccagacgactgtaagtcgtctggtttaaattatttaagcggaaaaatattttttttaaaaacttttaggcgggaatatttggacgacttacatgtaagtcgtctattttaattttttcaccagacgactgaaatgtaagtcgtctgagtaaaATGATCATGTTAGGTTAAAAcatacattggtaaaattaaaggttcggtacgctgtggacgactgaaatatacgtcgtccgggtaaattattcaacagacgactgaaatataagtcgtccacaccctaaacataacccctaaacttaattatctaattaaacacttcataaaaccaaatcaaacttgaaaagtgtttactatacacagaaataaacatatataggtgaaaactaattttaaaaaaaaacattttagttttccaaaatctaaccctaacaatacatacaatactacaacatatgtttgccaaactcctaaaccaaagtatttcatgattcactacttccactcatctatcttcaaaacaaatcaattttatcatatcttaatttatatcacttaaaactgtttataattacttgatttttatttttcacgcatcaaaatatttttttacaagatttataaattatttttaaaataaactggtaccaaacgacttacacttcagtcgtccagacgacttccaacatcttagacgactcagacgatttactggggctatattcgtaaaaatggcttctgtttttttgtttggtcacaaggagctgaactgtaatttcactagatttttaggttagttttgcacttgattcaagtttgggtatatgtttgggattaaaatcaagttgtgggttagttttgacaaaaactcctaagaaatttttcttttgttgtttttaaaataatatatttcacccAAAAAAGGGAAAAATATATGTGACCGCTATCATCATCGTATAACAAAATATCTAGTTATAAATAGCATGCCAGCTACATTTTTTAAAGTGCTTTATTAATCTTATAAAACTTACGTTTGTGCCGGTCCAAATCTATAGAAAAACAACCTCACATGAGGGATAACAATATTATACGACATgatatctgatttttttaataatatatactttcaTATTAATCATTATCTTGTAAATGACATATACAATGTCCCGCATGTTAACATTTAGAGgtgtttgatgatgaagagcataagataattaattataaactagaAGGTGGCAGTATCTTCATCTGATCAAGATAAATTTGAACTGACGTCTTCGAAGATCCGCCCGCTACAACATAGTTTACATGGATTCAGAGGATGGATACTACTAGTATACAGTATACTACTCCTTCTCTTCCACGATATAaaacgtttaaaaaaataataatattccataatataagatattttgatattttaaaaatattttaatttttaaaaaaaattagttgaccaaaaatattttattacattatttatGATTGGCTAAGttattctaaatttatattattaataatattagtttCTAAAATGTAAGTTTTTTAATCCTCATGATTTTAAGCAAAACATTCTATATTATGGAACTGAAGGAGTATAAAGAAGGGGATCTTGGAAAATCTGTGTGTCATATGACTATCAGCAATGGGTCTGTTgaataaattattcaacagcTTAAACCAATGTAATGTAGGTGTTGAATTGAAAAAATCATACCTGGATTCACAAGCgttaatttttttcaactagTTGAATCCAAATAAATTGACTCCACCCTTACACATCTTTTAGGGGTGGGCAGTTTACCTGATACCCGAACTCGTACCCAAACCTGACCTAAAAACATGAccgaaatccaaaccgaaatagCAAAATACTCGAACGGATACTGatttaggagagattggatatccgaaaccGAACagataatatccgaacccgaatgaatatccgaagataaccgaacatatgtatacttACCCTTATATTTCttgtttacatctctcattttatttaaaatatttatattgatgttaTACATACTTTAAgatcatataatatacatataattacggaaaaaatgatttgtcaatcaattaaaatacttgtcaagttttttatttcatgtattaacaaaagttatattcaaaattcaaaacaataGCCAAATTAAtgttcatttatttttgaaatgatATCTCCAAATCTAACAAtcatttaatctattaaaaataaaaaatcatttaagtgaaatctatattttcaaatagaataaacctaaaaatgaaaaatataattttttttttcaaaatctcaaTATTCGAATCCGAcccaaaataaccgaacccgaactaaaaatacccgaacctgACCCGAAGTATAAAAATACCCAAACGAGTTTTGTACCCCTATACCAAAATACCAGAAAATTCTAAATAcctgatccgaacccgaacgggtatctGAACGTCCACCcctaacatattttattattattggttatctagtttttgttcttttttttcacccgataatttaaacttaattaatttatagtaaaatactttatttaaaaataaaaattataccaaaatttaacatttttaaagatctataaatagagactagtttcatttcatttagatatagaataaaaatgtcaaaattttcttatagtttctatttttatttatattaattttctgAATTCAATTACGTCattgtatatttgtttaaaaatattattttaatattattttctaaaatagtaaagaatataaatataaataaaataaaatatatttaagtatgtcattttaaattatttactttaattACAATCAATTTTTGAATTGATATGTGGCTATTAAGTTATATAAATAAGAATTAGGGTGTTGAATTGTATTACACAAAATCATTGTAGAGATAAAATCTGTATAGGTGTTGAATTAATAggtaaaaaaaagagaagatgacGTGGATTGTGAAAAAATGTAAGTTAGGATGTTGAATTCATATAACCATTTACGTAGCCTATTGCATCcacaaagtatatatatatagtagtatAATTGAATTTATTAAAGCGGACATATATTTGTAGTTATATACAGATGTATATGAAGCACTAGAGATTCCTCTACGacatcttctctattaaaagagaagtaccatttttatctattatttagAAGTTTACCTAGGAACATTTCATTAATCACATAATATGACataataattaatagaaatattaataataaattaattgtaactatagatttgaattttattttcaggtataacaaaatctgttgagaaaaatctaacaaaatcttactaaatttttaaatattttttattaaatattgcattaattaatttcgtaattaagtaatataatgctttcatttaaataaattatcatctaccactaaaacgggttcaaatttgttaatcatgtcagattttttttatacaaatgaagttattaacatatgttaaaaatttatttctacagctatatattttcaaaaatcatatgttgaaaaatattttttatttgattatttgaaattatgaaaactcgaaaatgtaataaaaaaggtaaaatgtataaaacaaactcctatattaataaagtaataagtaacctaaacaataaaattaaaaagttataaaatacataacactaagatataaattgtatatttaaatttatataataatatcaaaattaaatatttataaaatgaaaatatacccGCATGATGTGCGGAATAAACTCTAGTAGTTACTTATTGCCTTATTTGTTTCAGAAAAGTTGTTATATGTCTTAGTATTAACAAAAACTATGGTGTTTCTAATTAACAAATTATTGTTGTACAGTCTGTGAATGTGATGATATGAGATTTTGTGAAACCAAAATCAAGCGAAGACATTATAGCCACTTGGAAGAGTAGGAAAAAAGCTACAAAACACCAAACAATTGCAATCATTATGTTTAATTATGCTATGCATATAAAGGGGAAGTTGTATTTAGCAAGAAAAATAAGGGGAGTATTTTTCATGTAGATAAAGtttagtttttacaaaaaaGTAGAAAACAATGCTTGTCTGATAAGGGTCACACATAAAAAGTTCTCAAATCTCAATATATTCGATAACTAGAAGATGGAACAAAGCATATATTCAATTATTCATGTGGGTGTTTTAAGCAAATGAACGAACTTTGCGGCTAAAAACATAAGAGAATGGTAAATTACGGGGTATCTCTTGTGGGTTCGTCGTTTTCATAAGTAACAAGGAAAATAGGCAAATCTGGGCTCTTCCTCAGTCTCATTGTCACTAAAACATTGCCTTCAACTGTCATTCTCTCAGGCGACTCTTCCCATTGACCTCTCTCTTTAgtaaagtctctctctctttcttccccCATGGTGCTTCACAAGCAAGCTCTCTTGCTCACATTCATCTCAGTTCTTGGATTCCATCAACTGCCTTCACCAACAGAAGCAGGTTTGATTCTTGATTAGCATTATAATGTTTCAAGACTTAGAttaggagagagagagttaaCTACTAATCCTAATCttgattttcttgaaaaaagttTTTAACCTTTGTGAGTTCTTTCACAGAATGTCCACTGGACTTGACCTCATCAAACTTCACTCTCGTCGCCTCCGTCTGCTCCACCAACGCCGACAGAGCCAAATGCTGCCGCTACATGAACGCCTTCGTCGCCGTATCCGTCTCCCGCTACGCTAACCACACGGCGGATCTCGGAGTGGCACCAGACTTGACCTCCATCTGCATCACCACCATCTCAAGAACCATGGAGCTCTACGGCATCCCAACGAACGCGACGCTCTTCTGCGGACTAGGGACCAAGATTCTCGTTAGCTACGACTGCGAGGGTCTCACCACTGTTACTCAAATGCTTCAGTCCCCAAAGTTTGGAGATGTTTCAAGAAACTGCGAGCTGCCGTTTCGTTGCAAGAGCTGCTTGAACTCTGGTATCACTTACATTCGTAGTTTGGTGGATAGAGGGAATAACATTAAGATGAGTACTTGTAGGGATGCGACCTACGCTGCTTTAGCTAGCCGTGTTGATAGTAGTTCTGCTCTTGAGCTTGCTAGCTGCTTCTTTAACGTGTCTGAGCTTACCACCACTCCAGGTATGTGTCAAGTTGTCATTCATAAatcattgttttgttttttttttctgatttatttGATGTCTTCTGCTCAGAGTTTCCATTGAGTCCAGAAGCTTCTCCAGTTCCAGTGGTAGCTGATAGTCCAAGTGGCAATGATGATCTTGTTTTGTCTCCAAGAAGAAGTCACCATGGTTATCACTTGACGGTGGTTCCGGCTATTGGGATCGCTGTTACTGTGTTTTCTGTCATGATGCTCGCTGTGTTAATAGTTCTTATCCAGAGAAAGAAACGGGAGCTTGATGATGATGACTCCGAGAGCAAGGATCATAATCTAACGAAGACGCTTCCTTCTTCCCTCCCTAAAGTGATGATGATTCATGAAGGTGTGTGAAGTTCTCTTCTAGTGATGATGTTTTGAGAAAGTTAAAGAAACAAgcatttggtttgttttttgtttgcaggCAGTTCGTTGGCTTTTAGGAAATTTAGCTACAGGGAGATAAGGAAAGCAACTAAAGAGTTCAGCAGTGTGATTGGCAGTGGGGGGTTTGGGACTGTTCATAGAGGTGAGTTTAGTAATGGTTTGGTTGCAGCTGTGAAAAGGATGAAGAGGAGCTCTGAACAAGCGGATGATGAGTTTTGCAGAGAGATTGAGCTTCTCGCCAGGCTGCATCACCGCCATCTAGTTGCTTTGAAAGGCTTTTGTACTAAGAAGAACGAGAGGTTCCTTGTCTACGAGTATATGGCCAATGGGAGCTTGACGGATCATCTACATTGTATGCTCATGATTTTCTTGTGCTATGTTATTGACTTTTGCTTCAGAATCTTGAACCTTTGTTCTTCACTTCTGTGTAGCCACAGAGAAACCTCCACTTAGTTGGGCAACTAGGATGAAAATCGCAATCGATGTGGCTAATGCTCTGGTAAATTTCTAAAGCCTTCATCAAACTGATATTATATGGTTCTTATTACTGTTCTTGTCTGGATATTTTATCTGTTCTTTCAGGAATACCTTCATCTATACTGTGACCCACCTTTATGTCACAGAGACATAAAGTCAAGCAACATATTACTCGACGACAACTTTGTTGCTAAGGTGTGTCTCACATATCTTTCTCATTGACTTGTCTGTTAGTTTCACCTAATAAGGAaattaattttcctttttacaaTGCAGCTTGCAGATTTTGGCCTTGCACATGCTTCAAGAGATGGCTCCGTTTGTTTTGAACCTATTAATACTGATATCCGTGGAACTCCAGGTCTGTAGATACAAAGGAACATCACTGATTCTTGTCTTGAAAGCTTACCAAAAGTTCAATCTAAAAAGACTAAAACAGTTTGAAATATGTGAGTTGTTTCAGGCTATGTAGATCCAGAGTATGTTGTAACACAAGAGCTGACAGAGAAGAGCGACGTGTACAGCTACGGAGTGGTGTTGCTAGAGATCATAACAGGGAGAAGAGCTGTCGACGAAGGCAGGAATCTGGTGGAAATGTCTCAGCCTTTACTTGTGTCAGAATCAAGACGGGTGGATCTGGTGGATCCGAGAATCAAAGACTGCATAGACGGTGAGCAGCTGGAAACAGTGGTGGCGGTTGTGAGATGGTGCACTGAGAAAGAAGGCGTAGCAAGGCCATCGATCAAGCAAGTCTTGAGGCTGCTGTGCGAAAGCTGTGATCCGTTGCATATGGAGCTTGCAATGGCGGTTGAAGAGCACAAAGGGAGGTCAGCACTGAGAGGTGGTGGTGACTCAGGGTTGGCTTCTTCCTCTAGTACTACTTCAAGGTCGCATTGTAGCAGGAGTTTCCTGCTTGAAACTGGCTCTCCACCGAATGGTCTCTCCTTTTGAGTCTAAGTCCTAGAAATTTGGTATTTTGGATAATCAACTTGTTTTCTAATTGCAATCTttttggaatatatatatatatatatatatatatatatatatatatatatatatatatatatatatatatatatgttttctaacaGAGTCGAGTGATATATATAAACAAGGATGTCTTTTTATAAACTAGAAAACACAAAAGGGATGATTATCATCTAAAGACTAAACACTAGGCTAATGAAGGCCATGgaacaaaatatgtttttatgcaTAATGAAAACTTGTCCTACTATGTAACCTAGATTTCCATTTAATAAAATTCTCTTAATCTCCTGCACATGTAGCACTATCTGTCTATTACATTAATCCCATGCCAAATGGTGTCTGGTTCTTGTTGCTTTGTTCTGATATCACCATGGACCGGTTAGTGTCCTTCTCAAGCATTGTCTTTTGCTGCCCCATGGTTTCTTCGACGATTCCTTCAGCTGCTAATTCAAAAAAGCAGTAGTCGTGAGCAACATAATCAAATTCAGGATAATCAAAGGAAGAGGGGAGCAAAAAAATGTTGACAAGTATAAGATCTGGATACCAATAACCATTAgagattttatgttttttcttttcaatttagTTCTTATGATGCTGCAGAGTCAAAACTTATGAAAACAAATGAAGTTCTTAATAGTTACCTCATTCTTCTGCATTTCCATCATTTCAGCCTGCAACATAAGAGGAATAGCTCAGTTTCAGAACCAAGCGGCTACTATATTCTGAGATGGAGAAGCAAAGAAACAGTGACAGGTAGTCGATTTAGATACCTGTTTTCTCTGCAATTCTTGATTAACTTTCTTGAGCTTTTCAATTTCAGCTTCCAGTTCCAAGGTATAAGCCTGCAATTAATGAGTAATGGAAGATAAAAACATCTTAGTACTTCAAGTGGTTCAGGATAGAAAGAACACGTTTGCGGTTTGGTAAGGTTATTACTACTAACCTGCTTTCGAGCTCTTGATCTAGCAGCTGATTCTCGGTTCTTGATCATTCTCCTTTGCCTCCTCTCGATAACCTTCTCTAGACCAGtattgcttcttcttcctcgattAAGCACATAAGGAGCTGGCGACAGAGAGTTGTTTTCTGCGCTGCTTGTCCCTGGAGACGTTGCTGCAACAGTGACCCCGGTTCCTCCGAAACTAGCTAAACCATTAGTATTGTTCATTGAATTATTCACAGCCCCATTAAAACTCTTGTTGACCATACCCACCGGCCCAGCAAATGCTACATTTGCTTGTTTAGGAAAAATGGTCTGAGGCACCCGCTGCTGCTGTGGAAGTGACTGATTCAGCTGCTGCCGTGACTGCTGTTGTGGCTGTTGTTGAAACTGCTGTTgtggctgctgctgctgcattGTAGCATTGTTGAATGATATGGTGTTTTGATTTGTCTGACCAAACTCAAAGCCTAATCCCCCAGGAGCTCCGTTGTTACCATAAAAGCCGTTGTTATTGTTTCCGGTGACCTGACCCATCTGCTGTGAAGAGTTGTTATCTTCTCTTACAACTCCAGCCCGGAACAGAAAGTCCTCAAGTGTCATTGCCCCTAAAGTCTGTTGCCTCTGAGGCGCATTATTAGACTCACCACCGCCACCTCCGCTGCTACCTCCACCGTCTTTGGTGATCAGACATTTCCAGACCTCATCAACAGTCTTCTGACTAATCGTTCTAGGCAACGTCAACGAGCCTTGCCTCTGGAGATTCCCACCAGGTTGCACCATCGTTGTAGCAGCTGAAGAAGTCATGGTCATGGACATGGCCTGAGCTTCCTCAGCAGTCCATATGCTCTTCAAGAGTTCATCCATGTTCATCGACCCGTAATCTTTTCCAGGTCCACCTAGTAAGCTCTGAAGCTCATCAAACGTTCGTGAGTAAAGCGAAGACTGTCTCGCCAAGGGATATGCAGTATCTGTTGCCTTCATCTGGTTGAATCCTTCCCCACCAgggtcaccaccaccaccaccaccacctcctaaGTTGTTGAAATTGATGTGAGTTCCCATATTCCTTGTGTTGGTTCACTCCTTATGCTTCTTCAATGAAACCAAAGATCTAAATCGCTTCCTTTTAAGAGGTTAAACACCATTAAGAAAAAGAGTCAAAGGTAAAGAAGTTAGAGTAGATAACAAAATGCTAAGAATCCATGACATTAAAAAAGATCTGAGCTAAGT
It encodes the following:
- the LOC111215667 gene encoding probable receptor-like protein kinase At1g49730; translated protein: MVLHKQALLLTFISVLGFHQLPSPTEAECPLDLTSSNFTLVASVCSTNADRAKCCRYMNAFVAVSVSRYANHTADLGVAPDLTSICITTISRTMELYGIPTNATLFCGLGTKILVSYDCEGLTTVTQMLQSPKFGDVSRNCELPFRCKSCLNSGITYIRSLVDRGNNIKMSTCRDATYAALASRVDSSSALELASCFFNVSELTTTPEFPLSPEASPVPVVADSPSGNDDLVLSPRRSHHGYHLTVVPAIGIAVTVFSVMMLAVLIVLIQRKKRELDDDDSESKDHNLTKTLPSSLPKVMMIHEGSSLAFRKFSYREIRKATKEFSSVIGSGGFGTVHRGEFSNGLVAAVKRMKRSSEQADDEFCREIELLARLHHRHLVALKGFCTKKNERFLVYEYMANGSLTDHLHSTEKPPLSWATRMKIAIDVANALEYLHLYCDPPLCHRDIKSSNILLDDNFVAKLADFGLAHASRDGSVCFEPINTDIRGTPGYVDPEYVVTQELTEKSDVYSYGVVLLEIITGRRAVDEGRNLVEMSQPLLVSESRRVDLVDPRIKDCIDGEQLETVVAVVRWCTEKEGVARPSIKQVLRLLCESCDPLHMELAMAVEEHKGRSALRGGGDSGLASSSSTTSRSHCSRSFLLETGSPPNGLSF
- the LOC106428378 gene encoding ABSCISIC ACID-INSENSITIVE 5-like protein 7 isoform X1; its protein translation is MGTHINFNNLGGGGGGGGDPGGEGFNQMKATDTAYPLARQSSLYSRTFDELQSLLGGPGKDYGSMNMDELLKSIWTAEEAQAMSMTMTSSAATTMVQPGGNLQRQGSLTLPRTISQKTVDEVWKCLITKDGGGSSGGGGGESNNAPQRQQTLGAMTLEDFLFRAGVVREDNNSSQQMGQVTGNNNNGFYGNNGAPGGLGFEFGQTNQNTISFNNATMQQQQPQQQFQQQPQQQSRQQLNQSLPQQQRVPQTIFPKQANVAFAGPVGMVNKSFNGAVNNSMNNTNGLASFGGTGVTVAATSPGTSSAENNSLSPAPYVLNRGRRSNTGLEKVIERRQRRMIKNRESAARSRARKQAYTLELEAEIEKLKKVNQELQRKQAEMMEMQKNEQLKESSKKPWGSKRQCLRRTLTGPW
- the LOC106428378 gene encoding ABSCISIC ACID-INSENSITIVE 5-like protein 7 isoform X2, with translation MGTHINFNNLGGGGGGGGDPGGEGFNQMKATDTAYPLARQSSLYSRTFDELQSLLGGPGKDYGSMNMDELLKSIWTAEEAQAMSMTMTSSAATTMVQPGGNLQRQGSLTLPRTISQKTVDEVWKCLITKDGGGSSGGGGGESNNAPQRQQTLGAMTLEDFLFRAGVVREDNNSSQQMGQVTGNNNNGFYGNNGAPGGLGFEFGQTNQNTISFNNATMQQQQPQQQFQQQPQQQSRQQLNQSLPQQQRVPQTIFPKQANVAFAGPVGMVNKSFNGAVNNSMNNTNGLASFGGTGVTVAATSPGTSSAENNSLSPAPYVLNRGRRSNTGLEKVIERRQRRMIKNRESAARSRARKQAYTLELEAEIEKLKKVNQELQRKQAEMMEMQKNELKESSKKPWGSKRQCLRRTLTGPW